A stretch of DNA from Besnoitia besnoiti strain Bb-Ger1 chromosome II, whole genome shotgun sequence:
CTTCTGAACCGCGCTAGGATgacaggcggcgcagctaGGCGACACGGCGGGAAACGGGGCGGGCTCCGCTCTCTAGCGGGCGATAAACGTGACTGTCtctcgtccgcggccgcacaGACTGGACGCAGGCTCCTACTAACCATTGAAAGCCGCGATCCGCCGCGGCCAGGGTTGAGTGGGGACTCCGCCGGTGGGATAGGGTGCGAGGGCGGACGTGGCTTCTGCGGACGTGGCTTCTGCGGACGTGGCTtctgcgcaggaggcggacgTGGGTGCTTGACGGATGACGCCCccgcggccgacggcgctGGCGGTGTGCCGGcaggaggacgccggcgggGGAAGAACGGGCGGCCGCGTGGGTCGGCGGGGGTCGCGCGGGATGACGGACGGCGCTCAGTGGCTCGCCTCGAGACAGCAGCCGCCAGGAAAAAGCGGCTCCGCCGTCCATTTGCGGCCGCACTTCCGCAAGGTGGAGTCAAAAAcgcagctcgccgacgcagcggggCCATCCACAGGAgtcgcggcggggcgggcggcgtaTCTGCGGGCGGGTGCCGCCGGGTCGAAgcggacggcgccgcagcaatCTCGCGCCCCCCAACCCACCACCTTCCAGTAGCCCTGCATGCAGGAGGTCCTTGCAGCGAATCGCCGGTCAGGGCGGCGATGCCAGACGCACCGTACTGCTCGAAACGAGTCCTCAGTTGAGCAGTGGAAGGCTTTTCCACGGGCCTCAACGCCAGCCTTCTGCAGCCTACACATGAGTGTGGCACCAGCGCGTAGCTAGCTGACGCTGGACGGCACCGACCGCAGGGGCCGGGGGCGGCGAAtcgcggacgccgccagACAGCCAGTGGCTGCCGCACCGCACACCCCGCGCACCGCAGTCCTCCGCCACACAGACGGTCTTCGCCAGTTTTTTTTTGACGGCCTAGACAGATGCCTCAGAGGCAGGAGAGTCCGCAGACATGCGACCGCTTGATAGAAAAACGACGGGACGACAGACGCGACAATCGGAGGAGGGGGACGGCCGCCGGACGCTGCCGCGGTCCCACGCGGGGCGTGCACATGCGCGACTGCGTGCAGAAACAAACTTTTTCACTCCTTGCAAGGGAAGTGACTTGCCGAGGCCAAAAGGCGACTCCAAGGGCGAGGGTTCTTCTCCCAAGAAGACGCTGCTTCGTTGCGCCACACGCCTCCATGCGCCACTCCCGCATCGCCCGTAGCGGTTCCCGCGGTATTCGACTGCCAGCTCAGCATTTTAGAGGAGCTGGTTTCGTCGCAGATAGAGGGCAAGCGTGTGTTTTTGCCTTGAATGACTAGTTTCATCGGCGCAGTGCAGTCTTCGACGCTCGTTTGCCGGATATACCTTCTCTGCCGTTACCCGGGGCAATAGGCTGGCCTGCCTTCGGCGCCCAGCTTTGCCGGACGACGTGCGACACTCGCTCTAGCTCGGGGAGAGTCGGTGCTCACCATAGCAGTAGTAAAGAAAGTATTTCATTTCGTTCTGCCTCAGCTCTCTCGTGCCTCACGtgagctgcgtctgcgtcgtcaaGCGCAGGAGATGATCCGCCGCGCCACAACACCTCAGTCAGCAGCCAACAGGAGGCCGTCAGGTTTCTCAGTCAGGTAGTTGAGGCCTCAACAACGGAGCAACTCTCGTTCCGTAGACCTTCCGCGAGCCCAGTGCTAAGGTCTTCCAGTCAACTGCGGAAACCCTAGCAGTGAGTGTGAAGGGTCGGCTTATATTCGGTTTGGCACCGAGCCCAGCAGAGTTTCGAGAATCTTCGTGGCGAATGCGGTGCATGTGTCCAGCATGATATACACTATCGAGAGACGGGAGAAGCGTTGGGAGGCAAGCTCACTTATCTTTGCAATCACAGGCATACTGCTGTCTTTTTTGTGTATTTGGCTGGCTTTTAGTTGCGTTTTTGGCATCGTCTGACGGTTTTCTGAACAACTGTGGCTCGTATTTGATGCTGGCGGCTCAGACACACCTCCCGTGCTCAGCTGTTGAGTCACTTCAACCTCTGAGCCGTTGCGGGGATCTCTCAAATTTTCGCTTTTGAAGACGGGAAATCGCTTGATTGTCCGCGCATGGAACGCCGCCTTTCTTCGAAGGTCTCGAGGCTATCCATgcctgcgtgcggcggcagTAACGCGGCGGAACCCCTGACTCTCCTCACGCCGTTGCCCATGAGAGACCTGTGAtcgccagctgcgcgcggtGTGCGCCAACTCAAGCTCCTCGCCCGTTTATGATTTTTCATCTATCTCTTCTGCATCTGCCGTTTTGATGTGCGGCGGATTCCCGGAGTTGGCACGCTGCGTGTTCGCCTCGACTAGCTATGGCTCCCGCGACGTCACGCGAGGCACAGCCCGCGCGAGTAGAGAGGCACACTCGTCTTCGTATGCGTCTGGAGGGCTAGATGGggaaggcgtcgcgccgcgagtTGACAGCGAACTCGTGTTTGCGCGTTT
This window harbors:
- a CDS encoding hypothetical protein (encoded by transcript BESB_037980), with the translated sequence MTPPRPTALAVCRQEDAGGGRTGGRVGRRGSRGMTDGAQWLASRQQPPGKSGSAVHLRPHFRKVESKTQLADAAGPSTGVAAGRAAYLRAGAAGSKRTAPQQSRAPQPTTFQ